Below is a window of Moraxella nasibovis DNA.
CCGTCTGCTTTGACGACTGGTTTTAGCCTTGCCAACACTTCAAGGCTGGTTTCTCGTGGATGTTCGTCTTTATTTACAATAATCGGTTCGCCTTTTTTTGGCACAATCGTAACAGGGACGATTTCTTTGTCAAAAAAGCCATTGTCTTGGGCGATTTTGGTTAAAGTTTGGCTACGCAAGGCGAATTTGTCTTGGTCGGTGCGAGAGATGTTAAATTGCTCGGCGACATTTTCCGCCGTCTGCGGCATGGTGTCCACGCCGTGCAGTTCTTTTAATTTGGGGTTGATAAACCGCCAGCCCATCGTAGTATCCTCGATTTTTTGGGTGCGGTCATAGGCATTTTCAGCTTTACCCATCACAAAAGGAGCTCGACTCATGCTCTCGACACCACCTGCGATGATGAGGTTTGCCTCGCCTGATTTAATCGCACGGCTTGCCATCGCCACTGCATCCAATGACGAACCACACAAGCGGTTAATGGTGGTGGCTGGCACTTGTACAGGTAAGCCCGCCAAAAGTGCCGACATCCGTCCGACATTGCGGTTGTCCTCGCCTGCTTGGTTGGCACAGCCAAAAATCACATCGTCAATTTGAGCAAAATCCACCGCTGTGTTGCGTTCCATTAACGCCTTTAATACCACCGCTCCCAAATCGTCCGCTCGCACGCTTGCCAAAGCTCCGCCATAACGCCCAAAAGGGGTGCGAATAGCGTCAATGATGTATGCGTTTTTCATAAGTTATTCCTTAATATAATCAATTCATTTCAAAATTGCCTAAAAACTGTTCGCCCTGAGTTTATCGAAGGGTAACGGTTTTTCCTTCATGGCTCGACAAGCTCACTTTGAGCGAAAAACTTAGTTTTAAGCTGAATTTACGACTTGTTTAAACTGTGGCATCAATCAAGCTTGCCCCTGTCAGACTTTGCAATTCGTCAAAACTCAATCCGTCAATTTTTTCAATCACTTTTAAACCTTCTGGCGTAACATCAATCACGCACAAATCGGTATAAATTCTGTCCACGCAGTTTTTGCCTGTAACTGGATAAGTTAAGTTTTTGACGATTTTGGGTTCGCCTTTTTTGGTGGTGTGTTCGGTGGCAACAAAAACTTTTTTTGCCCCCACCGCCAAATCCATCGCCCCGCCCACCGCAGGAATGGCGTCAGGTTCGCCTGTGTGCCAGTTGGCAAGGTCGCCATCTGCATCCACCTGAAACGCCCCAAGTACACAAATATCAAGGTGTCCGCCACGCATCATCGTAAAGCTGTCGCCGTGATGAAAAAACGAACCGCCCGTAAGCATTGTCACAAATTCTTTGCCTGCATTGATAAGCTCTGGGTCTTCTTGCCCTTTGGGTGGAGCTTTACCAAAGGCTAAGAGTCCATTTTCAGAATGCAAAAAAATCTCTTTGTCTTTGGGTAAGTAGTTGGCGATTTTGGTCGGCAAACCAATCCCCAAATTGACATAAGCCCCTTCATCAATGTCTTTGGCGATACGCTCGGCGATTTGGTCTCGGCTTAGTTTTTGATAAGTCATTGCTATCCCCTTATTTACTCTTTTTATCTTGCTCATTCATCTTTCATGGCGTGCGTGACGGATTTAAGCTCCACCACATGTTGCACAAAAATGCCCGGTGTGACGATGTGTTCAGGGTCAAGCTCGCCCAGCGCCACCACTTCGCCCACCTGAGCGATGGTAACATCGGCCGCCATTGCCATAATCGGACCAAAGTTACGAGCGGATTTGTTGTACACCAGATTGCCCCAGCGGTCACCTTTGTGGGCTTTGATAAGGGCAAAATCGGCTTTGATTGGGTATTCAAGCACATAATCTTTGCCGTCAATGTGGCGAGTTTCTTTACCTTCGGCAAGTAGCGTACCAAAACCTGTCGGCGTGTAAATCGCCCCAAGTCCCATGCCCGATGCCTGAATACGACACGCCAAGTTGCCCTGTGGCACGACTTCAAGCTCGATTTTGCCCGCACGATACAGCTCGTCAAAGACATAAGAGTCGGCCTGGCGTGGGAATGAGCAGATGATTTTTTTCACCGCCCCTGTTTTGAGCAGGCGTGCCAAGCCATAATCGCCATTGCCTGCGTTGTTGCTGACAATGGTTAAATTTTTGACATTGCAATCGATGAGGGCGTCAATGAGTTCAGCAGGCTGACCTGCTGGCCCAAAACCGCCAATTAAAATCGTTGCACCATCTTTAATTTGGCTCATCACTTGGGTAAGTGATTGGCTGGATTTATCAATCATTGTTTACTCCTATTTTGTTTTTTTCATGAGTTTTTGGTGTTTTGGCTTATAAAAATAAAAACCAATCATGCCAAATACAATGCCCCAAAACACCGAACTTAGTCCAAACAAGCTCATGCCTGAGGCTGTTACCAAAAAGGTGATTAACGCAGGCTCTTTTTGTTCGCTGTGTTGCATGGCAATGCCAAGATTGGTCAATAATGCCCCAAGCAATGCCAAACCTGCCAGCATGGCGATTAAACTTTTGGGAAGCATGGCAAACAAGCCCACCAAAGAACCTGCAAACACCGCCCCCACCAGATAAAACACGCCATTAAACACACCGCCGATATAGCGTTTGTCAGGGTTTTCGTGGCAATCTTTACCCATGCACAAAGCCGATGTTACCGCCGCCAGCACAATGCTAATCCCCCCAAACACCGCCACAGCGAGCGACAATAGGCTTGCACTATTGATGATGGGCTGGCTGGATACTTGATAATTATTGAGCTTAATAAGCGCCATTCCGGGTAAAAATTGCCCTGTTAAATTTAAAATCACCAACGGCAATGCCAAATTAAACACTGCCTGCCACGAGAATTCTGGGGCGATAAATAGGGGCTTGGCAATACTAATCGCAAACGGTCCTTTGGTTTGGATTAAGCCTGAAAAAAATGCCACCAAAAGCCCTGTCAATAGCACCCACACAATGGCATAACGAGGGGCAAAGCGTTTGGCGATGAGATATACCACCAGCATACTACACGCCAGCACAGGCTCTGCCCCAAAGGCGTTAAATGCCCCCAGTCCAAAACCAAACAAAATCCCTGCCATCATACCACCTGCAATGCCCTGCGGAATGCAATGCAATACCTTATCAAAATAACCACTCATGCCAATCATGAGCGTTATCAGCCCTGCGATGAGATACGCCCCCACCGCCTCGCCCAGACTCAAACTGGGAAATAGACTGACCAAAAGTGCCGTTCCGGGGATTGACCAAGCAAGTAAAATCGGCACTTTGTAGCGTAAGGACAGCACGATACTGCCAATCGCCGAACCAATAGACACCGCCCAAATCCACGAGGTCATCATCTCGGTGCCAATGCCTGCACTTTCGGCAACCTGAAAAAAAATCACCAAAGGTCCTGCGTAAGAAATCGTTACCGCAAGCAAACCCGCCACCATTGCCGACAAAGAAAAATCTTGCTTAAAATCCCTAAATACGCTCATCATCTGCTCTCCTTGTCAGCACCTTTGGCAAAGTTATTTTTTGCCAAAAGTTATCCCTGCAAAATTATCCTTGGTCGCCACCGCCCACAGGCACCACCGTGCCTGTCATGTAGGACGACTCATCAGACGCCAAAAACAAAATCGCATTAACCTGCTCGTCGATCGTGCCATAACGCCCCAAAAAGGTGCGGTCAATGGTTTGTTCAACCACCTCTTGCA
It encodes the following:
- a CDS encoding 3-oxoacid CoA-transferase subunit A codes for the protein MIDKSSQSLTQVMSQIKDGATILIGGFGPAGQPAELIDALIDCNVKNLTIVSNNAGNGDYGLARLLKTGAVKKIICSFPRQADSYVFDELYRAGKIELEVVPQGNLACRIQASGMGLGAIYTPTGFGTLLAEGKETRHIDGKDYVLEYPIKADFALIKAHKGDRWGNLVYNKSARNFGPIMAMAADVTIAQVGEVVALGELDPEHIVTPGIFVQHVVELKSVTHAMKDE
- a CDS encoding benzoate/H(+) symporter BenE family transporter — protein: MMSVFRDFKQDFSLSAMVAGLLAVTISYAGPLVIFFQVAESAGIGTEMMTSWIWAVSIGSAIGSIVLSLRYKVPILLAWSIPGTALLVSLFPSLSLGEAVGAYLIAGLITLMIGMSGYFDKVLHCIPQGIAGGMMAGILFGFGLGAFNAFGAEPVLACSMLVVYLIAKRFAPRYAIVWVLLTGLLVAFFSGLIQTKGPFAISIAKPLFIAPEFSWQAVFNLALPLVILNLTGQFLPGMALIKLNNYQVSSQPIINSASLLSLAVAVFGGISIVLAAVTSALCMGKDCHENPDKRYIGGVFNGVFYLVGAVFAGSLVGLFAMLPKSLIAMLAGLALLGALLTNLGIAMQHSEQKEPALITFLVTASGMSLFGLSSVFWGIVFGMIGFYFYKPKHQKLMKKTK
- the pcaF gene encoding 3-oxoadipyl-CoA thiolase — protein: MKNAYIIDAIRTPFGRYGGALASVRADDLGAVVLKALMERNTAVDFAQIDDVIFGCANQAGEDNRNVGRMSALLAGLPVQVPATTINRLCGSSLDAVAMASRAIKSGEANLIIAGGVESMSRAPFVMGKAENAYDRTQKIEDTTMGWRFINPKLKELHGVDTMPQTAENVAEQFNISRTDQDKFALRSQTLTKIAQDNGFFDKEIVPVTIVPKKGEPIIVNKDEHPRETSLEVLARLKPVVKADGTVTAGNASGINDGASAVLIASDEAVAKFGLTPRAKIIASTTVGIEPRIMGFAPAPAIKKLLAQTGLTLEQMDVIELNEAFSAQALACTRDLGLADDDARVNPNGGAIAIGHPLGASGARLVTTALNQLEKTDGKYALCSMCIGVGQGIALIIERV
- a CDS encoding 3-oxoacid CoA-transferase subunit B, with the translated sequence MTYQKLSRDQIAERIAKDIDEGAYVNLGIGLPTKIANYLPKDKEIFLHSENGLLAFGKAPPKGQEDPELINAGKEFVTMLTGGSFFHHGDSFTMMRGGHLDICVLGAFQVDADGDLANWHTGEPDAIPAVGGAMDLAVGAKKVFVATEHTTKKGEPKIVKNLTYPVTGKNCVDRIYTDLCVIDVTPEGLKVIEKIDGLSFDELQSLTGASLIDATV